One genomic region from Amycolatopsis sp. FBCC-B4732 encodes:
- a CDS encoding cellulase family glycosylhydrolase, with product MTRRLHAVMIAILAAAMLTVPQAAAATNAFRGVNWADARDNYVDGWVIPTGLTAGDSYDTVRTKADGILTGFQQQLGANTVRLPINPQSVNSDWWARYKGAADSALAHGMKVVFGYWEANKDGFVDDVTAWNTMWDRVTADYGGTSAVYFEPMNEPFGYSLSAWVSLCSTWLSRHSAVPRGRVLISGTGYNDNVTGVGAASALSGTLLSLHFYGFWASDTTRSAWTANLSNRLGAYSSRTVIDEAGAPMTTGLDYSAGHQDGNTFTAYFAATTDLARARQLGVVYWPGLRSGDTYSITRQSGGGLATNNASGVVQLRWGWGL from the coding sequence ATGACCCGTCGTCTGCACGCCGTCATGATCGCGATCCTCGCCGCCGCCATGCTCACGGTCCCCCAAGCGGCCGCCGCCACGAACGCCTTCCGCGGCGTGAACTGGGCGGACGCCCGCGACAACTACGTCGACGGCTGGGTCATCCCGACCGGCCTCACCGCCGGCGACAGCTACGACACCGTCCGCACGAAGGCGGACGGCATCCTCACCGGCTTCCAGCAGCAGCTCGGCGCGAACACCGTGCGGCTGCCGATCAACCCGCAGAGCGTCAACTCGGACTGGTGGGCGCGGTACAAAGGAGCGGCCGATTCCGCGCTGGCGCACGGCATGAAGGTCGTTTTCGGCTACTGGGAAGCGAACAAGGACGGTTTCGTCGACGACGTGACCGCGTGGAACACGATGTGGGACCGGGTCACCGCCGACTACGGCGGCACCAGCGCCGTCTACTTCGAGCCGATGAACGAGCCGTTCGGCTACAGCCTGAGCGCCTGGGTTTCGCTCTGCTCGACGTGGCTGTCCCGGCACTCGGCCGTCCCCCGCGGCCGGGTCCTGATCAGCGGCACCGGCTACAACGACAACGTCACCGGGGTCGGCGCGGCGAGCGCGTTGAGCGGAACGCTGCTGTCGCTGCACTTCTACGGCTTCTGGGCCTCGGACACCACGCGCTCGGCGTGGACGGCGAACCTGAGCAACCGGCTCGGCGCGTACTCGTCCCGGACGGTGATCGACGAGGCGGGCGCGCCGATGACGACCGGGCTCGACTACTCGGCGGGCCACCAGGACGGCAACACCTTCACCGCGTACTTCGCCGCCACCACGGACTTGGCGCGGGCGCGGCAGCTGGGCGTCGTCTACTGGCCGGGCCTGCGCTCGGGCGACACCTATTCGATCACCCGGCAGAGCGGCGGTGGCCTCGCGACGAACAACGCGTCCGGCGTCGTGCAGCTGCGCTGGGGCTGGGGGCTGTAG
- a CDS encoding ATP-binding cassette domain-containing protein, translating to MTEPILRARGLVKRYGRVTAIDGADFDLLPGEVLAVVGDNGAGKSSLIKSLSGAVIPDAGEIQVDGKTVHFKSPLDARHYGIETVYQDLAVAPALDIASNMFLGREKRLKGPLGLFRKLDTATMRSEAQRILDELGINIKSIAQPVETLSGGQRQGVAVARAAAFGTKAVIMDEPTAALGVAESGKVLDLIGRIRDRGLPVVLISHNMPHVFDIADRIHVHRLGKRVAVVSPKTHSMNQVVGLLTGALRLNENGEVEEAAAATHVAGLK from the coding sequence ATGACCGAACCCATCCTGCGGGCCCGTGGCCTGGTGAAGCGCTACGGCCGGGTGACCGCCATCGACGGCGCCGACTTCGACCTGCTGCCCGGCGAGGTGCTCGCCGTGGTCGGCGACAACGGCGCCGGCAAGTCGTCGCTGATCAAATCCCTTTCCGGAGCGGTGATCCCGGACGCGGGCGAGATTCAGGTGGACGGCAAGACCGTCCACTTCAAGTCTCCTTTGGACGCTCGCCACTACGGGATCGAGACGGTGTACCAGGACCTCGCCGTCGCGCCCGCGCTCGACATCGCGTCGAACATGTTCCTGGGCCGGGAAAAGCGGCTCAAGGGACCGCTCGGGCTGTTCCGCAAGCTCGACACCGCGACCATGCGGTCGGAGGCGCAGCGGATCCTCGACGAGCTGGGCATCAACATCAAGTCGATCGCCCAGCCCGTCGAAACGCTGTCCGGTGGCCAGCGCCAAGGCGTCGCCGTGGCCCGCGCGGCCGCGTTCGGCACCAAGGCCGTGATCATGGACGAGCCCACCGCCGCGCTCGGCGTCGCCGAGTCGGGCAAGGTGCTCGACCTCATCGGCCGGATCCGCGACCGCGGCCTGCCGGTGGTGCTGATCAGCCACAACATGCCGCACGTGTTCGACATCGCCGACCGCATCCACGTGCACCGCCTCGGCAAGCGCGTCGCGGTCGTGTCGCCGAAGACGCACTCGATGAACCAGGTCGTCGGCCTGCTCACCGGTGCGTTGCGGCTCAACGAGAACGGCGAAGTCGAAGAAGCCGCCGCCGCGACCCACGTGGCCGGGTTGAAGTGA
- a CDS encoding PfkB family carbohydrate kinase: MLLAGLCTVDVVQRVTELPAPGEKVQSLSVDVAAGGPATNAAVAAAALGAEATLLTVLGAHPLAALARADLEAHGVRLIDLAPGLPDPPPVSAVAVRDRDGERTVVSRNARDRTFLGKVPSFGASGADVVLVDGHYPEVALTVARAAKAAGVPVVLDAGSWKPVLDELLPLVDVAACSAHFSAPEPGLHQRGVPTVITTAGPGPVRWSTADGSSGEVPVPAVEARDTLGAGDVWHGALAVAVAREPTVADRIRFANEVAAERVRQVGPRSWPAAIAGRNRK; encoded by the coding sequence CTGCTGCTGGCGGGACTGTGCACCGTGGACGTCGTCCAGCGGGTCACCGAACTCCCGGCGCCGGGCGAGAAGGTGCAGTCGCTGTCGGTGGACGTCGCGGCCGGTGGGCCCGCGACGAACGCCGCGGTGGCGGCCGCCGCGCTCGGGGCCGAGGCGACCCTGCTGACCGTCCTCGGTGCACACCCGCTGGCGGCGCTCGCCCGCGCCGACCTCGAAGCGCACGGGGTCCGGCTGATCGACCTGGCGCCCGGCCTGCCCGACCCGCCGCCGGTCAGCGCCGTCGCCGTCCGCGACCGCGACGGCGAGCGCACAGTCGTCTCCCGCAACGCCAGAGACCGCACTTTCCTAGGGAAAGTTCCAAGTTTTGGGGCGAGTGGGGCTGATGTGGTGCTGGTGGACGGGCATTATCCGGAAGTTGCGCTGACGGTCGCCAGAGCGGCCAAGGCAGCGGGGGTGCCGGTCGTGCTCGACGCCGGCAGCTGGAAGCCGGTGCTCGACGAACTGCTGCCGCTGGTCGACGTCGCCGCCTGCTCCGCGCACTTCAGCGCGCCGGAACCCGGCCTCCACCAGCGCGGCGTCCCCACCGTCATCACCACCGCCGGGCCCGGCCCGGTGCGGTGGTCCACAGCGGACGGCAGCTCGGGTGAGGTGCCTGTACCCGCCGTCGAAGCTCGGGACACACTAGGTGCGGGCGACGTCTGGCACGGCGCGCTCGCCGTGGCCGTGGCACGCGAACCGACGGTAGCGGACCGGATCCGCTTCGCGAACGAGGTGGCCGCCGAACGGGTGCGGCAGGTGGGACCGCGGTCGTGGCCGGCCGCGATCGCAGGAAGGAACAGGAAATGA
- a CDS encoding ABC transporter permease: protein MTTATAVSTKERESLGEFLLRAPAVGPALALIVAIVLFSLATDTFFDLDNLSTVVQQSLVVGTLALGQTLVILISGIDLSNAASMVVATLIMAKLAAAGANGFVALLAGVVLTIIVGIFIGGLATRIKLPAFIITLGTFTMLTAVSKLIAGGQAVPVTDGLLQWLGTKRYLFGGIPITYGMTLALLMYLGVWYALTKTAWGKHVYAVGNAPESARLSGIKVNRTVLSVYIVAGLTFGIAAWQALGRTPNADPNQFQLGNLDSITAVVLGGTSLFGGRGSVLGTLMGALVVAVLRSGLTQMNVDGNYQDLATGALLIAAVVVDRIARRQQQS from the coding sequence GTGACCACGGCCACGGCAGTGTCCACAAAGGAACGTGAGTCCCTCGGTGAGTTCCTCCTCCGCGCCCCCGCGGTCGGCCCGGCGCTCGCGCTGATCGTCGCCATCGTGTTGTTTTCGCTGGCCACGGACACGTTCTTCGACCTCGACAACCTGTCAACGGTGGTCCAGCAGTCGCTGGTCGTCGGGACGCTCGCGCTGGGGCAGACGCTCGTCATCCTCATCTCGGGCATCGACCTGTCCAACGCGGCCTCGATGGTCGTCGCGACGCTGATCATGGCGAAGCTCGCCGCGGCCGGCGCGAACGGCTTCGTCGCACTGCTCGCCGGCGTCGTGCTGACGATCATCGTCGGCATCTTCATCGGCGGTCTCGCCACGCGGATCAAGCTGCCGGCGTTCATCATCACGCTCGGCACGTTCACCATGCTGACCGCGGTGTCGAAGCTGATCGCGGGTGGCCAGGCCGTGCCGGTGACCGACGGGCTGCTGCAGTGGCTCGGCACCAAGCGCTACCTCTTCGGCGGCATCCCGATCACCTACGGCATGACGCTGGCGCTGCTGATGTACCTCGGCGTCTGGTACGCACTGACGAAAACCGCGTGGGGCAAGCACGTCTACGCGGTCGGCAACGCGCCGGAGTCCGCGCGGCTGTCCGGCATCAAGGTCAACCGCACGGTGCTCTCGGTGTACATCGTGGCCGGGCTGACCTTCGGCATCGCTGCCTGGCAGGCGCTCGGCCGCACGCCGAACGCCGACCCGAACCAGTTCCAGCTCGGCAACCTCGACTCGATCACCGCCGTCGTCCTCGGCGGGACGAGCCTCTTCGGCGGCCGCGGCTCGGTGCTCGGGACGCTGATGGGCGCGCTGGTCGTGGCGGTGCTGCGGTCGGGCCTCACGCAGATGAACGTCGACGGCAACTACCAGGACCTCGCCACCGGCGCCCTGCTCATCGCCGCCGTCGTGGTGGACCGGATCGCGAGGAGGCAGCAGCAGTCATGA
- a CDS encoding LacI family DNA-binding transcriptional regulator, translating to MPQPRSSRPTQRDIAELAGVSITTVSHVVNGTRAVAEDTKAAVLRAIETTGYTGDAIARSLVTGGTRSIGMAISLVANPYFATLMQAIEREASEHGYTVLLADTHDTADTERDTVRALRSRRVDGLLITPAPGDGPVIGELVSLDVPTVLMDRLATRTDVDQVGSENIQATSALTAHLATLGHRRIGMISGAPGLSTSEERVLGYRLGLGRSGLTWSSELVACGNSSREGGALALSTLLALPEPPTALVVGNDSMMVGVLHAARQRGLRIGRDLPVVVYDDVEWADLVDPPLTTMAQPIEEIGRQAVRLLLARINDPARKAETVRLAPTLRHRESCGCPPVHSHQ from the coding sequence ATGCCCCAGCCGAGGTCGTCGCGGCCGACCCAGCGCGACATCGCCGAGCTCGCCGGCGTTTCGATCACCACGGTCTCCCACGTGGTGAACGGGACGCGGGCGGTCGCCGAGGACACCAAAGCGGCCGTGCTGCGGGCGATCGAGACCACCGGCTACACCGGCGACGCGATCGCGCGTTCCCTGGTCACCGGCGGCACGCGGTCGATCGGGATGGCGATCTCGCTGGTCGCCAACCCGTACTTCGCGACGCTGATGCAGGCGATCGAGCGGGAGGCGTCGGAGCACGGGTACACCGTCCTGCTGGCCGACACACACGACACCGCGGACACGGAGCGTGACACCGTGCGAGCCCTGCGCTCCCGGCGCGTCGACGGCCTGCTGATCACCCCGGCGCCCGGCGACGGGCCGGTGATCGGCGAGCTCGTGTCGCTGGACGTGCCGACGGTGCTCATGGACCGGCTGGCCACCCGCACCGACGTCGACCAGGTGGGTTCGGAGAACATCCAAGCGACGTCGGCCCTGACCGCGCACCTGGCGACGCTCGGGCACCGGCGGATCGGGATGATCAGCGGCGCGCCCGGGTTGTCGACGAGCGAGGAGCGGGTGCTCGGCTACCGGCTGGGACTGGGCCGGTCCGGGCTGACCTGGTCGTCCGAGCTCGTGGCCTGCGGAAACTCGTCGCGAGAGGGCGGTGCACTGGCGTTGAGTACGCTGCTGGCGCTGCCCGAGCCGCCGACCGCGCTGGTCGTCGGGAACGACAGCATGATGGTCGGGGTGCTGCACGCGGCCCGGCAGCGTGGGCTGCGGATCGGGCGCGATCTGCCGGTGGTGGTCTACGACGACGTCGAGTGGGCGGACCTGGTCGACCCGCCGCTGACGACGATGGCGCAGCCCATCGAGGAGATCGGCCGCCAGGCGGTCCGGCTGCTGCTGGCCCGCATCAACGACCCGGCCCGCAAGGCCGAGACGGTCCGGCTGGCACCCACTCTGCGTCACCGTGAGTCGTGCGGCTGCCCACCGGTTCACTCACATCAGTGA
- a CDS encoding glycoside hydrolase family 76 protein has product MDVSAAERAVTARHLSRVWGLPGTALGRSGWPPAFGQRLHWHWNYWWQAHLLDTLVDAQLRAPAPERLARIRAFVRSVRLRNFGRWTNDYYDDIAWLGLALQRVAPLGIEVGPALAAIDTQLLSGWTAAAGGGIWWRRGDDFKNTPANGPAAIFHARSGNPARAGAMLDWLSSTLVDPATGLVWDGIRADMGELVKHIFTYCQGVYLGACLELSSMDNAARTVRAVAGHCAPGGVIRGQGGGDGGLFAAILARYLALAARSLPGPEAATARSLVLTSAEACWSGAYDAPEGPVFSAYWDRPTPWPLPEDAPERDMSVQVGGWMLLEAAATLSAGETAS; this is encoded by the coding sequence ATGGACGTTTCGGCCGCCGAACGCGCGGTGACAGCGCGCCACCTGAGCCGGGTGTGGGGCCTGCCCGGCACGGCCCTCGGCCGCAGCGGCTGGCCACCCGCGTTCGGCCAGCGGCTGCACTGGCATTGGAACTACTGGTGGCAGGCCCACCTGCTGGACACCCTGGTCGACGCGCAGCTGCGGGCACCTGCGCCGGAGCGGCTGGCCCGGATCCGCGCGTTCGTGCGTTCGGTGCGGCTGCGCAACTTCGGCCGGTGGACCAACGACTACTACGACGACATCGCGTGGCTCGGCCTCGCACTGCAACGGGTGGCCCCGCTGGGCATCGAGGTGGGCCCGGCCCTGGCGGCGATCGACACGCAGCTGCTGTCGGGCTGGACAGCGGCGGCGGGCGGCGGGATCTGGTGGCGCCGCGGCGACGACTTCAAGAACACCCCCGCGAACGGCCCGGCGGCGATCTTCCACGCGCGGTCGGGGAATCCTGCCCGTGCCGGCGCGATGCTCGACTGGCTTTCGTCCACTTTGGTCGACCCGGCCACGGGCTTGGTGTGGGACGGGATCCGGGCGGACATGGGTGAGCTGGTCAAGCACATCTTCACGTACTGCCAAGGGGTTTACCTCGGGGCTTGCCTGGAGCTGTCCTCAATGGACAATGCGGCGCGGACGGTCCGGGCGGTGGCCGGGCACTGCGCCCCCGGCGGCGTGATCCGCGGCCAGGGCGGCGGCGACGGCGGGCTGTTCGCGGCGATCCTGGCGCGGTACCTGGCGTTGGCAGCCCGGTCGTTGCCGGGCCCGGAGGCCGCGACGGCACGGTCGTTGGTGCTGACGTCGGCGGAGGCGTGCTGGTCGGGGGCTTACGACGCACCGGAGGGCCCGGTGTTCAGCGCGTACTGGGACCGCCCGACGCCATGGCCGCTGCCTGAGGACGCTCCCGAGCGGGACATGTCGGTCCAGGTGGGCGGCTGGATGCTGCTGGAAGCCGCGGCGACGCTGTCCGCGGGTGAAACTGCCTCGTGA
- a CDS encoding molybdopterin-dependent oxidoreductase: MTTAHVTCPLCEATCGLDVTLDANRQVTRVRGDELDVFSKGYLCPKGASLGALHHDPDRLTAPLLKRDGEFVEVSWQEAYDEIARRLPPILEEHGRDAVAVYAGNPGVHNIALTLYGRVLYKALGTKNFYSATSVDQMPKHYSAGTMFGDPLAIPVPDLDRTKHLLILGANPLVSNGSLMTAPDVRGRLRGIRARGGKIVVVDPRRTRTAAFADEHHAIRPGTDALLLFALVNVLFAENRVRPRKLEAHLNGLDDVRELARPFTPEAVAPRTGIDADEIRRLARELADAENAVVYGRIGTTTQAFGTVASWLVDVLNVLTGNLDEPGGAMFPLAACQPTGNRRPFAVGRWRSRVRGYPEVVGELPVATLADEIETPGEGQVRALITVSGNPCLSTPNAGRLTEALGNLDFMISVDVYLNETSRQADVILPGPSPLERPHFDLAFYQLSVRNVANWTPATLPSALPQEWETMLRLTGIVTGQGPEADVAALDDFVAADVARRAKLEVTHDRTGPARLVDLMLRAGPYDVTLADLEAAPHGMDFGPLEPRIPEVLCTASGRIELAPEPIVADVPRLRAELAKPLDDGLVLIGRRHLSSNNSWMHNLEPLVRGGNRCTVQVHPADAARLGLTDGGLAAVTSRAGKLEVPVEITDEVRPGVISIPHGWGHDVDGARTRVARANPGVNSNLVADETLLDVPSGTSVLNGIPVEVAPA, encoded by the coding sequence ATGACGACCGCTCACGTCACCTGCCCGCTGTGCGAAGCCACCTGCGGCCTCGATGTCACGCTCGACGCGAACCGGCAGGTCACCCGCGTGCGGGGGGACGAGCTGGACGTCTTCTCGAAGGGCTACCTCTGCCCCAAGGGCGCCTCGCTCGGCGCGCTGCACCACGACCCCGACCGGCTGACCGCGCCGCTGCTCAAACGCGACGGCGAATTCGTCGAGGTCAGCTGGCAGGAGGCCTACGACGAGATCGCCCGGCGGCTCCCGCCGATCCTCGAGGAGCACGGCCGGGACGCCGTCGCCGTGTACGCGGGCAACCCCGGCGTGCACAACATCGCGCTGACGCTCTACGGCCGCGTGCTCTACAAAGCGCTGGGCACCAAGAACTTCTACAGCGCGACGTCGGTCGACCAGATGCCGAAGCACTACTCCGCCGGCACCATGTTCGGCGACCCACTCGCCATCCCCGTGCCCGACCTCGACCGCACGAAGCACCTGCTGATCCTCGGCGCCAACCCGCTGGTCTCGAACGGCAGCCTGATGACCGCGCCGGACGTCCGCGGGCGGCTGCGCGGGATCCGGGCGCGCGGCGGCAAGATCGTCGTCGTCGATCCGCGGCGCACGCGCACCGCCGCGTTCGCCGACGAGCACCACGCGATCCGCCCCGGCACCGACGCGTTGCTGCTGTTCGCGCTGGTCAACGTGCTCTTCGCGGAGAACCGGGTCCGGCCGCGAAAGCTCGAAGCACACCTCAACGGCCTCGACGACGTCCGTGAGCTGGCCCGGCCGTTCACCCCGGAAGCCGTCGCCCCGCGCACCGGCATCGACGCCGACGAAATCCGCCGGCTCGCGCGAGAGCTGGCCGACGCCGAGAACGCCGTGGTCTACGGCCGGATCGGCACCACGACACAGGCCTTCGGCACCGTCGCGAGCTGGCTGGTCGACGTCCTCAACGTCCTCACCGGCAACCTCGACGAGCCCGGCGGCGCGATGTTCCCGCTGGCCGCCTGCCAGCCGACCGGGAACCGGCGGCCGTTCGCCGTCGGGCGCTGGCGCAGCCGCGTGCGCGGGTACCCCGAGGTCGTCGGCGAACTGCCGGTCGCCACGCTCGCCGACGAGATCGAAACCCCCGGCGAGGGCCAGGTCCGCGCGCTGATCACGGTCAGCGGCAACCCGTGCCTGAGCACGCCGAACGCGGGACGCCTGACCGAAGCACTGGGGAACCTCGACTTCATGATCTCCGTCGACGTCTACCTCAACGAGACGTCCCGCCAGGCCGACGTCATCCTGCCCGGCCCGTCCCCCCTCGAGCGCCCGCACTTCGACCTGGCGTTCTACCAGCTGTCGGTGCGCAACGTCGCCAACTGGACGCCGGCGACGCTGCCCTCGGCGCTGCCGCAGGAGTGGGAGACGATGCTGCGGCTGACCGGCATCGTCACCGGTCAGGGCCCCGAGGCGGACGTCGCCGCGCTCGACGACTTCGTCGCCGCCGACGTCGCCCGCCGCGCCAAGCTCGAAGTCACCCACGACCGCACCGGCCCCGCCCGGCTGGTCGACCTGATGCTGCGCGCCGGCCCCTACGACGTCACGCTGGCCGACCTCGAAGCGGCGCCGCACGGCATGGACTTCGGGCCGCTGGAGCCGCGGATCCCGGAGGTGCTGTGCACCGCGTCCGGCCGGATCGAGCTGGCGCCGGAACCGATCGTCGCCGACGTCCCGCGCCTGCGCGCCGAGCTGGCGAAGCCGCTGGACGACGGCCTGGTGCTGATCGGACGGCGGCACCTGAGCTCGAACAACTCGTGGATGCACAACCTCGAACCGCTGGTCCGCGGCGGCAACCGCTGCACCGTGCAGGTCCACCCCGCCGACGCGGCCCGCCTCGGCCTCACCGACGGCGGCCTCGCGGCGGTGACGTCCCGCGCCGGCAAGCTCGAGGTGCCGGTCGAAATCACCGACGAGGTCCGCCCGGGCGTGATCAGCATCCCGCACGGCTGGGGCCATGACGTCGACGGCGCGCGGACGCGGGTCGCGCGCGCGAATCCGGGCGTCAACTCCAACCTGGTCGCCGACGAAACGCTGCTGGACGTGCCGTCCGGGACGTCGGTGCTGAACGGCATCCCGGTGGAGGTCGCGCCGGCATGA
- a CDS encoding nucleoside/nucleotide kinase family protein, translating to MTAFDDLLARAEGLTVRGQRNVLGIIGAPASGKTTLAWALANALGSRAAVVGMDGFHLAQVELRRLERTERKGAPDTFDAAGYYHLIRRLAEGRETVYAPEFRREIEEPIAGAVAVPPEVQLVITEGNYLLLPDDPWSAIRPLLTEAWFLAPDEPERIERLVSRHRRYGRSLVEARRRALGSDQRNADLISQTRDRADLVLENLPLANFAI from the coding sequence ATGACGGCGTTCGACGACCTCTTGGCCCGGGCCGAGGGCCTGACCGTGCGCGGGCAGCGCAACGTGCTGGGCATCATCGGCGCGCCCGCTTCGGGCAAGACCACGCTCGCGTGGGCGCTGGCTAACGCACTCGGCTCGCGCGCCGCGGTGGTCGGCATGGACGGCTTCCACCTCGCACAGGTCGAGCTGCGCCGGCTGGAGCGCACCGAGCGCAAGGGCGCGCCGGACACGTTCGACGCGGCCGGCTACTACCACCTGATCCGCCGCCTCGCCGAAGGCCGCGAGACGGTGTACGCGCCGGAGTTCCGCCGCGAGATCGAGGAGCCGATCGCCGGCGCGGTCGCCGTGCCGCCGGAGGTCCAGCTGGTCATCACCGAGGGCAACTACCTGCTGCTGCCGGACGACCCGTGGAGCGCCATCCGGCCGCTGCTCACCGAGGCGTGGTTCCTCGCGCCGGACGAGCCCGAGCGGATCGAACGTCTGGTGTCGCGCCACCGCCGTTACGGCCGTTCGCTGGTCGAGGCCCGGCGCCGCGCGCTCGGCTCGGACCAGCGCAACGCCGACCTGATCTCGCAGACGCGGGACCGCGCCGACCTGGTGCTGGAGAACCTGCCGCTGGCGAACTTCGCGATTTGA
- a CDS encoding LacI family DNA-binding transcriptional regulator, with amino-acid sequence MTALSPDLRLWDPPVTYRIGVAMGVHANPYSGELLRSIRAAAAHEGCDVVLADTDDSVSEEAALVRALRADLVDGVLLVPSAGDEAVVNGLVRMGVPTVLLDRVAARNDVDQVGTENVHAVASLVRHLTERRHRKIGLISGDESQEVNRERVRGYRLGLEQSGLRFNRELVESGFSNSGGAARATAKLLDGWPSPTALVVADESMLVGVQYEAHRRGIHIGSELAVVGYGDMDWARRVSPAVTTLAQPVADMARRAVQLLMSRMADPDRPPESVWLTPRFLHGASCGC; translated from the coding sequence ATGACCGCACTTTCGCCAGACCTCCGGTTGTGGGACCCCCCGGTCACCTACCGGATCGGCGTCGCGATGGGTGTGCACGCGAACCCCTACTCAGGTGAGCTGCTGCGTTCGATCAGGGCAGCCGCCGCCCACGAGGGCTGCGACGTCGTGCTCGCGGACACCGACGACTCGGTCAGCGAAGAAGCCGCGCTGGTCCGCGCCCTGCGCGCGGACCTCGTCGACGGCGTGCTCCTGGTCCCCTCGGCCGGCGACGAAGCGGTGGTCAACGGGCTGGTCCGGATGGGCGTGCCGACGGTGCTGCTGGACCGGGTGGCGGCGCGCAACGACGTCGACCAGGTGGGCACGGAGAACGTGCACGCGGTGGCGTCGCTGGTCCGCCACCTGACCGAGCGGCGGCACCGCAAGATCGGCTTGATCTCGGGCGACGAGAGCCAGGAGGTCAACCGCGAGCGCGTCCGCGGCTACCGCCTGGGCCTGGAGCAGTCGGGCCTGCGCTTCAACCGCGAGCTGGTGGAGAGCGGTTTTTCGAACTCCGGCGGCGCGGCCCGCGCGACAGCGAAGCTCCTGGACGGCTGGCCCTCCCCGACGGCACTGGTGGTGGCGGACGAGTCGATGCTGGTGGGCGTCCAGTACGAGGCCCACCGCCGCGGCATCCACATCGGCTCGGAACTGGCGGTGGTGGGGTACGGCGACATGGACTGGGCCCGCCGCGTGAGCCCGGCGGTGACGACACTGGCGCAGCCGGTGGCCGACATGGCCCGCCGCGCGGTGCAGCTGCTGATGTCGAGGATGGCGGACCCGGACCGGCCCCCGGAGTCGGTGTGGCTGACCCCGAGGTTCCTGCACGGCGCTTCCTGCGGGTGCTGA
- a CDS encoding substrate-binding domain-containing protein — MRQRSLTAVALAAVLAATTGCTVERHWGGNTNTGGSGKAKVGLVTKTDTNPYFVELRNAARATAQANGADFSALAGQFDGDNDGQVRAIENLRQQGANTILITPSSSTGVLKAIKDARDAGVLVIALDTATEPADAVDATFATDNFAAGEGQGAYVKAALNGVPAKLLMVDGTAGSTVDTQRHGGFLKGIGLTDSSPEIKGHTAANGDQSLAQQGMENLLQRSTDINAVYSMNEPMGRGAYAALNARGLTGQIVMGSIDGGCEGVQNVKNGQFAATVMQFPKKMAEQGVLAAVEYAKTGKKPSGFVNTGSAVITDKPMPGVESHDSAWGLQNCWGGKK; from the coding sequence ATGAGACAGCGAAGTCTCACCGCGGTGGCGCTGGCCGCCGTCCTCGCCGCGACGACCGGCTGCACGGTCGAACGGCACTGGGGCGGCAACACCAACACCGGCGGGAGCGGCAAGGCCAAGGTCGGCCTGGTCACCAAGACCGACACCAACCCGTACTTCGTGGAGCTGCGCAACGCCGCGAGAGCGACCGCGCAGGCCAACGGCGCCGACTTCAGCGCGCTCGCCGGCCAGTTCGACGGCGACAACGACGGCCAGGTCCGCGCCATCGAAAACCTCCGCCAGCAGGGCGCGAACACCATCCTCATCACGCCCAGCTCGTCCACCGGCGTGCTCAAGGCGATCAAGGACGCGCGCGACGCCGGTGTCCTGGTGATCGCCCTCGACACCGCCACCGAGCCGGCCGACGCCGTCGACGCCACCTTCGCCACCGACAACTTCGCCGCGGGCGAGGGGCAGGGCGCCTACGTCAAGGCCGCGCTCAACGGCGTCCCGGCCAAGCTGCTGATGGTCGACGGCACCGCGGGCAGCACGGTCGACACCCAGCGCCACGGTGGTTTCCTCAAAGGCATCGGGCTCACCGACTCCTCGCCGGAGATCAAGGGCCACACCGCGGCCAACGGCGACCAGAGCCTCGCGCAGCAGGGCATGGAGAACCTGCTCCAGCGCAGCACCGACATCAATGCCGTCTACTCCATGAACGAGCCGATGGGCCGCGGCGCGTACGCGGCGCTGAACGCCCGCGGGCTCACCGGCCAGATCGTGATGGGCTCGATCGACGGCGGCTGCGAAGGCGTCCAGAACGTCAAGAACGGCCAGTTCGCCGCCACCGTCATGCAGTTCCCGAAGAAGATGGCCGAGCAGGGTGTGCTCGCCGCCGTCGAATACGCCAAGACCGGCAAGAAGCCGTCCGGTTTCGTGAACACCGGGTCCGCCGTGATCACCGACAAGCCGATGCCGGGCGTGGAAAGCCACGATTCCGCGTGGGGCCTGCAGAACTGCTGGGGAGGCAAGAAGTGA